A stretch of the Halomonas sp. BDJS001 genome encodes the following:
- a CDS encoding winged helix-turn-helix domain-containing protein, producing MPALSKTKSSFYRRLYVAHLIEQGVASVPALIEATGMPRRTAQDTIASLAELDIECVFSKDDGERHNIGRYQIRNWGAIDPRWVTTHAKRLKQALGYS from the coding sequence ATGCCCGCGCTTAGCAAAACGAAATCGAGTTTTTACCGCCGTTTATACGTCGCCCATTTGATCGAACAAGGTGTCGCCAGCGTGCCTGCGTTAATTGAGGCCACCGGTATGCCCCGGCGCACCGCCCAGGATACGATCGCTTCCCTGGCAGAGTTGGATATCGAGTGTGTCTTTAGCAAAGATGACGGCGAGCGACACAACATTGGCCGCTACCAGATACGTAATTGGGGCGCGATTGATCCTCGCTGGGTGACCACACACGCCAAACGGCTAAAGCAGGCGCTAGGCTATTCGTAA
- a CDS encoding heavy metal translocating P-type ATPase has protein sequence MAGANAEKLYTLHGMWCTSCALAVEGSLKRLEGVHEVSVHYPSATLCISGTSAATQLSNLAAKVKRLGYRLTELEPVADAHARLEEESRYLTLRLMVGSLFGMWTMLASLLIYAGALPSEQVEQVVAWVSGAFSLPVVLFAGVPFYRAGWRTLHAKRPGMDVLVSLGVIGAVTVSVWLLWRGSAEVYFDTAVMLIVLLLVGRLVETLCRHRGLKALDALTLPDVKITAWQEEAWISLPVDDVNTGMRVELAPGAMVALDGSLEEPGWIDTASLTGESVPRHFQAGQTIYAGCRYLGTTPIVMQVSAGVGQRRLDRLCDEMRRYQAKKGKLQKLADRFAAWLSPLALGLALLTLPTALLFGLGWEDALVRALSVLVMACPCAVGLAVPLASLAGSGQAMQQGIALRDPAAFETLACIRSVALDKTGTLTTGSHAVLHWQAREGVDEHMLQRKFSAAVAGSEHPLAQALARWASHPGDRPPEQFIEVNEAPGKGRRVQLSSGEWLMVGSAHWLASQGIELPDQAEDTALAFASQVVIADGAGWLATLYLTDQPVGDAEPSVKHLLASGYLVAMISGDRQGAVSWLGERVGLPREACYGQRSPEAKARLLQGLPSPTLYVGDGLNDTLSLAAADVGIAPLSASEAAREGAAAQLMAPGIGGVVKLLGIAQRTRRIMAQNLFFSALYNTLALGLVVVMAIPPLIAVLAMAASSLTVTLNAARLAWAESGDDT, from the coding sequence ATGGCTGGCGCCAACGCGGAAAAGCTCTATACCCTCCACGGTATGTGGTGCACCAGTTGCGCCCTAGCCGTGGAGGGCTCGCTGAAGCGGCTTGAAGGGGTGCATGAGGTTAGCGTGCACTACCCAAGCGCAACGCTTTGCATCAGCGGCACGTCTGCCGCTACCCAGCTCTCGAATCTCGCTGCAAAGGTTAAACGTCTGGGCTACCGACTGACGGAGCTTGAGCCGGTGGCGGACGCCCATGCGCGTTTAGAAGAGGAGAGCCGCTACTTAACGCTTAGACTAATGGTCGGCTCGTTGTTCGGCATGTGGACGATGCTGGCTTCCCTACTGATCTATGCCGGTGCGCTGCCAAGCGAGCAGGTTGAGCAGGTAGTCGCTTGGGTTTCAGGGGCGTTTTCACTGCCCGTTGTGCTGTTTGCTGGCGTGCCGTTTTACCGGGCTGGGTGGCGCACGCTGCACGCCAAGCGCCCCGGTATGGATGTGCTTGTCAGCCTTGGTGTTATTGGCGCGGTGACAGTGTCGGTATGGCTGCTATGGCGCGGCTCTGCAGAGGTCTACTTTGATACGGCGGTAATGCTGATCGTGCTTTTACTCGTTGGGCGGCTGGTGGAAACGCTGTGTCGCCATCGGGGGTTAAAAGCATTGGATGCCCTGACGCTGCCGGACGTGAAGATCACTGCTTGGCAAGAGGAAGCCTGGATATCGCTGCCCGTAGATGACGTGAACACGGGAATGCGCGTTGAGCTAGCGCCCGGTGCGATGGTGGCTCTCGACGGCTCCCTTGAAGAGCCCGGCTGGATCGACACCGCCTCACTGACTGGAGAAAGCGTGCCGCGACATTTTCAAGCAGGGCAGACGATATACGCGGGCTGCCGTTATCTGGGTACCACGCCTATTGTTATGCAGGTCAGTGCAGGGGTAGGCCAGCGGCGGTTGGATCGGCTGTGTGATGAAATGCGCCGCTATCAGGCCAAAAAAGGTAAACTGCAGAAGCTCGCTGATCGTTTTGCCGCTTGGCTAAGCCCGCTAGCACTAGGGCTCGCGTTACTGACACTGCCCACAGCGCTGTTATTCGGGTTGGGTTGGGAGGATGCCTTAGTGCGCGCGCTTTCCGTCTTAGTTATGGCATGCCCCTGCGCCGTCGGGCTTGCAGTACCGCTGGCAAGCCTGGCAGGGAGCGGTCAGGCTATGCAGCAAGGGATTGCACTGCGCGACCCCGCCGCGTTTGAAACCCTGGCATGTATTCGCTCGGTCGCACTGGATAAAACCGGTACCCTGACCACCGGTAGCCACGCAGTGCTTCACTGGCAAGCGCGTGAGGGTGTTGATGAACATATGTTACAACGCAAGTTCAGCGCCGCCGTTGCGGGCAGCGAACACCCCTTAGCACAGGCGCTCGCTCGCTGGGCGAGTCACCCAGGCGATCGGCCACCTGAACAGTTCATAGAGGTCAACGAAGCGCCTGGGAAAGGGCGCCGCGTGCAGTTAAGTAGCGGCGAATGGCTGATGGTAGGCAGTGCCCATTGGTTGGCTAGCCAGGGCATTGAGCTGCCTGATCAAGCGGAGGACACAGCATTGGCCTTTGCTTCTCAAGTGGTGATAGCCGATGGGGCGGGTTGGCTCGCCACGCTCTATCTCACTGATCAACCGGTGGGCGACGCCGAGCCCAGCGTGAAACATCTGTTAGCGTCAGGGTATCTGGTGGCGATGATTAGCGGTGACCGGCAGGGCGCGGTGAGTTGGTTAGGCGAGCGCGTGGGGCTTCCCCGTGAAGCTTGTTATGGCCAGCGCTCGCCGGAAGCCAAAGCGCGTTTATTGCAGGGGCTACCATCGCCAACGCTTTACGTGGGGGATGGCTTAAACGATACCTTGAGCCTGGCCGCAGCAGATGTGGGTATCGCGCCACTGAGTGCCAGCGAGGCCGCCCGGGAGGGGGCTGCTGCCCAGCTTATGGCGCCAGGAATTGGCGGAGTAGTGAAACTGCTTGGCATTGCCCAACGCACCCGGCGCATCATGGCTCAAAACCTGTTCTTTTCGGCGCTCTATAATACTCTGGCGCTCGGTTTGGTGGTCGTGATGGCAATACCCCCGCTAATCGCGGTGCTCGCCATGGCAGCAAGCTCGCTGACGGTTACCCTTAATGCTGCACGGCTGGCCTGGGCAGAGTCAGGCGATGATACTTAA
- the coxB gene encoding cytochrome c oxidase subunit II, which produces MSLCIQRLTLQRVKSLGTPLAMLASLLLAGCAGDKSILDPAGQAARDVAMIWWVMLSFSTVVLVLVTAFWLYTFKRKDVTRTPAEERKIARRWIIGGGIVLPVASITALLAFGVPTGQRLLALPLGEPPEVIEVIGHQWWWEVRYPGAEGGEVVTANQLIMPAGEPVDFHVTGADVIHAFWVPRLGGKIDMIPGRVNKIRLEADEPAVFGAQCAEFCGAQHAQMQLYVEAVERDEYEAWLADRQIDELSALAENDQQHEPAREAFMTHCASCHRVAGLSSGGEGPDLSDLGSRTSLGAGIMAMEEGAVTRWLQHHQVLKPGNKMPPHDDVETATLESLGAWLETLTP; this is translated from the coding sequence ATGAGCCTATGTATTCAACGCTTAACGCTGCAGAGGGTCAAATCGCTTGGCACACCGCTAGCGATGTTAGCCAGCCTATTGCTAGCCGGTTGCGCAGGGGATAAGTCTATTCTAGACCCGGCAGGTCAGGCCGCGCGAGACGTGGCGATGATCTGGTGGGTAATGCTGAGTTTTAGCACCGTGGTTTTAGTGCTGGTCACGGCTTTTTGGCTGTATACCTTCAAGCGCAAAGACGTAACGCGCACCCCTGCGGAGGAGCGAAAAATAGCCCGCCGCTGGATTATTGGCGGGGGCATTGTGCTGCCGGTGGCGAGTATTACCGCGCTACTAGCCTTCGGGGTGCCCACGGGACAGCGACTTTTAGCGTTGCCACTGGGAGAGCCGCCGGAGGTGATTGAAGTGATTGGCCATCAGTGGTGGTGGGAAGTGCGCTACCCAGGCGCGGAAGGAGGCGAGGTGGTGACCGCTAATCAGCTCATTATGCCTGCGGGAGAACCGGTCGATTTTCACGTTACCGGTGCGGACGTTATTCACGCCTTCTGGGTGCCTCGCCTGGGCGGGAAGATCGATATGATTCCTGGGCGGGTTAATAAGATCCGCTTGGAAGCGGATGAACCGGCGGTATTTGGCGCTCAGTGTGCCGAGTTTTGCGGTGCCCAGCATGCCCAAATGCAGCTCTATGTAGAAGCCGTCGAGCGCGACGAGTACGAGGCTTGGCTGGCTGATCGTCAAATTGACGAGCTATCGGCGCTAGCGGAAAACGACCAACAGCATGAACCGGCCAGGGAGGCCTTTATGACCCATTGCGCGAGCTGCCATCGGGTAGCGGGACTCTCCTCGGGTGGGGAGGGGCCGGATCTGTCTGATCTTGGCAGCCGGACAAGTCTGGGGGCGGGGATTATGGCCATGGAGGAGGGGGCGGTAACCCGCTGGCTACAGCACCATCAAGTTTTAAAGCCGGGCAACAAAATGCCGCCCCACGATGATGTTGAGACGGCCACCTTGGAGAGCCTGGGTGCTTGGCTGGAGACGCTCACCCCATGA
- a CDS encoding DUF2231 domain-containing protein, protein MAKPRQRSIKSRASLAGHPLHPVMIHFPVAALMALVASDIGFLLSGDPFWLRASLWLAGVGAFGGWIASTAGIIDLVTVPRIRRLITGWSHAIVAVVMLSLASLNWLLRFNDPSAILPWGLAVSLVTAALIALAGWLGGQLVYEHAVGVEVED, encoded by the coding sequence ATGGCAAAACCTCGTCAACGCTCGATTAAAAGCCGCGCCTCCCTCGCCGGCCATCCGCTTCATCCCGTGATGATCCACTTTCCCGTCGCGGCTCTGATGGCGCTGGTAGCAAGCGATATAGGTTTCCTGCTGAGCGGCGATCCCTTCTGGCTGCGCGCCAGCTTGTGGCTGGCCGGTGTCGGCGCATTTGGGGGCTGGATTGCCAGCACGGCGGGGATTATCGATCTGGTTACCGTGCCGCGCATTCGCCGTCTGATTACCGGCTGGAGCCACGCTATTGTCGCGGTGGTTATGCTCTCGTTGGCGTCGCTGAACTGGCTGCTGCGCTTCAACGACCCCAGCGCCATTCTGCCCTGGGGGTTGGCCGTCTCGCTGGTCACCGCCGCGCTGATCGCCCTGGCAGGCTGGCTGGGCGGCCAACTGGTGTATGAACACGCGGTGGGTGTCGAGGTTGAGGATTAA
- a CDS encoding CopD family protein, with product MPWLKLLHIAALVIWCGSLLYLPALLSQALQLRKDAGFAQGTPPMPRFFYNSIATPAALVAIASGTLLFLIHGLLGGWLILKLGAVVAMVAAHGCFGWLILRLEMGHYRWVKPANWAALCLALAGILSVLGFVLAKPLDWS from the coding sequence ATGCCCTGGCTAAAACTGCTTCACATTGCCGCGCTAGTGATCTGGTGCGGTTCCCTGCTTTATCTGCCTGCTTTGCTCAGTCAGGCGCTACAGCTGCGCAAAGACGCGGGCTTCGCCCAGGGCACGCCGCCCATGCCGCGTTTTTTTTATAACTCCATTGCTACCCCAGCTGCCCTGGTGGCGATTGCGTCAGGCACGCTGCTGTTTCTTATCCATGGCTTGCTGGGTGGTTGGCTGATCTTAAAGCTGGGCGCCGTGGTCGCCATGGTGGCTGCGCACGGCTGCTTTGGCTGGTTAATCCTGCGTCTTGAGATGGGCCACTATCGCTGGGTTAAACCCGCCAACTGGGCGGCGCTCTGCTTAGCCCTGGCAGGCATTCTCAGCGTGCTGGGGTTTGTGTTAGCAAAACCGCTGGACTGGAGCTAA
- a CDS encoding YeaC family protein — protein sequence MSEMTFEKMINQMTPAIYESLKQAVSLRKWPDGRRLTPEQTELCLEAVMRFEVENNVPEENRVGYLEQRTCGAAASGAGVTPEMAGLARDATRD from the coding sequence ATGAGCGAAATGACGTTCGAAAAAATGATCAACCAGATGACCCCGGCGATTTACGAAAGCCTTAAACAGGCGGTATCTCTGCGCAAATGGCCCGACGGTCGCCGCTTGACGCCGGAACAGACCGAGCTCTGCCTGGAAGCTGTCATGCGTTTTGAGGTGGAGAACAACGTGCCAGAAGAGAACCGAGTAGGCTATCTGGAGCAGCGTACCTGTGGGGCGGCAGCGAGTGGTGCCGGGGTGACACCCGAGATGGCCGGCTTGGCACGGGATGCCACGCGTGATTGA
- a CDS encoding rhomboid family intramembrane serine protease, whose product MHPVMLLPDHVDTSELRQALWRHRIGHRITDEADGQLLWIADPRQMDALKVLVERWQQGEHLVLQQPSQQPRRMANSLVALKQVPVTALMILISLVIFALIAVFGDQLIVTLTIVPIGISGGELVFGNLTQTLTSGQVWRLLSPAFLHFGWMHLIFNLMWVWYFGRQVEVLQGSRTMLLLLVVAGIGANVAQYATGTVLFGGMSGVVYALLAHVWLMSRRVPRSGFFVPQMLVVFMLGWMVFTMTDMAGSVGFGNVANEAHLGGLLVGLVTGWYYSSRRLKNR is encoded by the coding sequence ATGCATCCAGTGATGCTTCTGCCCGATCATGTGGATACCAGCGAACTGCGTCAGGCGCTATGGCGCCATCGCATTGGTCACCGCATTACCGATGAGGCTGACGGCCAACTGTTATGGATCGCCGACCCGCGCCAAATGGATGCGCTTAAAGTCTTGGTCGAACGCTGGCAGCAGGGGGAGCACTTGGTACTTCAGCAGCCTAGTCAGCAACCACGTAGGATGGCCAACTCCTTGGTAGCGCTAAAACAAGTGCCGGTGACGGCGCTGATGATTTTGATTAGCCTAGTGATATTTGCACTGATTGCTGTTTTTGGCGACCAGTTGATCGTCACGTTAACCATCGTGCCGATAGGTATTTCGGGTGGCGAGCTGGTGTTCGGCAATCTGACCCAAACGCTGACCTCAGGCCAGGTATGGCGCTTGTTATCGCCCGCTTTTCTACACTTTGGCTGGATGCATTTAATCTTCAATTTGATGTGGGTGTGGTATTTCGGCCGCCAGGTCGAGGTTCTCCAGGGTAGCCGAACCATGTTACTGCTGCTTGTTGTGGCGGGCATTGGCGCCAATGTGGCGCAGTACGCAACCGGTACCGTCCTATTTGGTGGCATGTCAGGCGTTGTTTACGCCTTACTGGCGCATGTCTGGTTGATGTCTCGCCGGGTACCCCGGAGTGGTTTCTTCGTCCCCCAAATGCTGGTGGTCTTTATGCTCGGCTGGATGGTGTTCACCATGACCGATATGGCGGGCAGCGTTGGCTTTGGCAATGTCGCTAATGAAGCGCATTTGGGCGGTCTACTCGTGGGGCTTGTCACAGGCTGGTATTATTCATCCCGCCGTTTGAAAAACCGTTAA
- a CDS encoding metallophosphoesterase: MEGYDLIGDVHGCGATLAALLEKLGYHQRNGVYRHPRRKVIFLGDLIDRGPRIRLAVTIARRMVEQGEAYIVMGNHEYNALAYTHPGPAGSHKRWLREHTPRHNRIIQDTLEQYRDYTNEWEDTLAWFKTIPLCLEIDGIRVVHACWDEGLIEELKQRRPDGCMDTQFLVESTDSSTQAFRILDRLTRGPHVSLPEGIAIHSGDGFTRKSFRAHFWAKAPQQWGDVVFQPDNLPGDLESRELTDQERQKLSYYGPEQPPLFIGHYWCEGIPALPANNIACLDYSAVKYGRLVAYRWSGESVLNADHFVWIKVPKEERALPKPWEIDFD; this comes from the coding sequence ATGGAGGGCTACGACCTTATTGGGGATGTCCACGGCTGCGGTGCTACGCTGGCCGCACTACTGGAAAAGCTGGGGTATCACCAGCGCAACGGTGTTTATCGCCACCCCCGGCGCAAAGTGATTTTCCTCGGTGATTTGATTGATCGCGGCCCGAGAATTCGCCTGGCAGTGACCATTGCCCGGCGAATGGTCGAGCAGGGCGAAGCGTATATCGTTATGGGTAATCACGAGTATAACGCTCTGGCGTATACCCATCCTGGGCCTGCAGGTAGCCACAAACGCTGGTTGCGTGAGCACACGCCGCGGCATAATCGGATTATTCAAGACACCCTAGAACAGTACCGCGACTATACCAACGAGTGGGAAGATACGTTGGCGTGGTTTAAAACCATCCCGCTGTGCTTGGAAATCGATGGTATCCGCGTGGTGCATGCCTGCTGGGATGAGGGGCTGATTGAGGAGCTCAAACAGCGCCGACCAGACGGCTGTATGGACACGCAGTTTCTGGTCGAGTCCACCGACTCTTCCACTCAGGCGTTTAGGATCCTGGATCGTCTCACTCGAGGCCCCCATGTCTCACTGCCTGAAGGTATTGCGATACACTCCGGTGATGGCTTTACACGGAAAAGTTTTCGTGCCCATTTTTGGGCCAAGGCGCCCCAGCAGTGGGGCGATGTGGTCTTCCAGCCGGATAATTTACCAGGTGATCTTGAATCCCGTGAATTGACTGACCAAGAGCGCCAGAAGCTTAGCTACTACGGGCCAGAACAGCCGCCGCTGTTTATCGGTCACTACTGGTGCGAGGGGATACCGGCACTGCCGGCCAATAATATCGCCTGTCTGGACTATAGCGCCGTCAAATATGGGCGTTTAGTGGCCTATCGTTGGAGCGGTGAGTCGGTCTTAAATGCCGATCATTTTGTCTGGATTAAAGTGCCAAAAGAGGAGCGGGCGCTACCTAAACCCTGGGAAATCGATTTTGATTAA
- a CDS encoding NAD(+) kinase, whose protein sequence is MSNTLSADAKPGSVSRSSHQSGRPFKTIGLIGRLGSDKVIDSLQRLVTYLTAHDYSVLVEDRTATALPHHGQPEASRRMLGELCDLVIVVGGDGSLLGAARALCRSGTLILGVNRGRLGFLTDISPDELETRVSEVLAGEFEVEQRFLLDTVLYRHGVAVGNGDALNEVVLHPGKAVRMIEFELFIDGQFVYSQRSDGLIVATPTGSTAYALSGGGPIMHPKLDVVTLVPMFPHTLSSRPIVIDAASEIRIHIGETNQSYPHISCDGQTRAVAKPNDVLVITRKPERIQLVHPIGHNFYEVLRSKLGWSNRLGD, encoded by the coding sequence ATGAGCAACACTTTATCAGCAGACGCTAAGCCAGGGAGTGTATCCCGCTCCAGCCATCAATCAGGTAGGCCCTTTAAAACGATCGGGCTGATTGGTCGGCTGGGGAGCGACAAAGTGATCGACTCCCTTCAGCGCCTGGTGACCTACCTGACTGCCCATGATTACTCTGTGTTGGTGGAAGACCGCACTGCCACAGCCTTGCCGCATCACGGCCAACCGGAAGCGAGCCGCCGGATGTTGGGTGAGCTGTGCGACTTGGTGATTGTGGTAGGCGGCGATGGCAGCTTGCTGGGTGCCGCACGTGCCCTATGTCGAAGCGGTACGCTAATTCTAGGCGTTAATCGGGGCCGTCTGGGGTTTCTTACCGATATTTCCCCAGATGAGCTGGAAACCCGTGTCAGCGAAGTGCTGGCGGGGGAGTTTGAGGTCGAACAGCGCTTTTTACTCGATACCGTACTCTACCGTCATGGCGTGGCCGTGGGTAATGGCGATGCCTTGAACGAAGTGGTGCTGCACCCTGGCAAAGCGGTGCGCATGATAGAGTTTGAGCTGTTTATTGATGGTCAGTTTGTCTATAGCCAGCGCAGCGATGGCTTGATCGTTGCTACGCCCACCGGCTCTACGGCCTACGCGCTCTCTGGTGGCGGGCCGATCATGCACCCCAAGCTGGATGTGGTGACGCTGGTGCCAATGTTCCCCCATACGTTGTCGAGTCGCCCCATTGTGATCGATGCTGCCAGCGAAATACGCATTCACATTGGCGAAACCAATCAATCCTATCCGCACATCAGCTGCGATGGACAGACCCGCGCGGTGGCCAAACCCAACGATGTGTTGGTGATTACCCGCAAGCCCGAGCGAATCCAACTGGTGCATCCCATCGGCCATAATTTCTACGAAGTGCTGCGCAGCAAATTAGGCTGGAGCAATCGGCTGGGGGATTGA
- a CDS encoding carboxylate/amino acid/amine transporter has product MGYLIGVTALWAFSFSLIGVYLAGQVDSYFAVLLRVTLAMLVFLPFLRPGLLRGKQRLALMGLGAIQLGVMYTFFYQSFLLLSVPEVLLFTIFTPIYIALLDDLLFGRFTPIYLVTALLAVVGAGVIRYDGVDSGFWAGFLVVQGANLCFALGQVGYRRLAADLPPTLAWHNVFGWFFIGAMVVALPAYLLFGNSAALPTTSLQWGVLAWLGLVASGVGYFAWNQGATKVDAGTLAIMNNALIPAGLIVNLVIWNRDADIPRLLLGAVIMAASLWLNHWWCKRRQVAVS; this is encoded by the coding sequence ATGGGTTATCTGATCGGCGTCACGGCGCTATGGGCGTTCTCCTTTTCGCTGATAGGTGTCTACTTGGCGGGCCAGGTCGACAGCTACTTTGCTGTGCTCCTGCGGGTAACGCTTGCCATGCTGGTGTTCTTGCCATTTCTACGTCCTGGCCTGCTGCGTGGTAAGCAGCGGCTGGCGCTAATGGGATTGGGCGCCATACAGCTGGGGGTAATGTACACCTTCTTCTACCAATCTTTTCTGCTGCTGTCGGTACCTGAAGTTCTGCTATTCACTATTTTTACGCCTATTTATATCGCACTGCTGGATGATCTGCTGTTTGGGCGCTTTACGCCGATCTATCTTGTCACCGCGCTACTCGCGGTAGTTGGGGCAGGGGTTATACGCTACGACGGTGTTGATAGTGGCTTCTGGGCAGGCTTTTTAGTTGTGCAGGGGGCCAACCTCTGTTTCGCGCTTGGCCAGGTAGGCTATCGCCGTTTAGCCGCTGATTTGCCACCTACCTTAGCGTGGCACAACGTGTTTGGCTGGTTCTTTATTGGCGCGATGGTCGTGGCTCTGCCCGCCTATTTGCTGTTTGGCAACAGCGCGGCACTGCCAACCACCTCACTGCAGTGGGGCGTCCTTGCATGGTTGGGGCTGGTCGCGTCTGGCGTCGGCTATTTTGCCTGGAACCAGGGGGCCACCAAAGTGGATGCCGGCACGCTGGCGATTATGAACAATGCCCTGATTCCGGCAGGCTTAATCGTCAATTTAGTGATCTGGAACCGCGATGCGGATATTCCGCGTTTGCTGTTGGGGGCCGTTATTATGGCCGCCTCTCTATGGCTCAACCATTGGTGGTGTAAGCGCCGTCAAGTGGCCGTTAGCTAA
- a CDS encoding YqaE/Pmp3 family membrane protein, whose translation MDAREYLNRKGVGLDRDPDRPNTLEEKAWERARGAGHQRPKSGTPHDWEDWERHHDDLAEGAETLEQKIDKEAHRLAQERAAKASTETASSTVEHFTPPPKAESAAVQVEPPKAAPGLQTEQTAPEPGALKLAYYALAILLPPLAVGLTLGGGKRIGLAVLLTLAGWLPGVVYAVWWLQQR comes from the coding sequence ATGGATGCACGTGAGTACTTAAATCGCAAAGGGGTGGGGCTTGACCGAGACCCTGATCGGCCGAATACCTTGGAAGAGAAAGCCTGGGAGCGCGCACGGGGGGCCGGGCACCAACGGCCAAAATCGGGGACGCCCCACGATTGGGAAGATTGGGAGCGTCACCACGATGATCTTGCTGAAGGGGCTGAAACCCTAGAGCAGAAAATTGATAAAGAGGCCCATCGGCTTGCCCAAGAGCGGGCCGCAAAAGCTTCTACTGAGACCGCTTCCAGCACTGTGGAGCACTTTACTCCGCCACCTAAAGCTGAATCAGCGGCTGTCCAGGTCGAACCACCCAAAGCGGCCCCAGGCCTACAAACAGAGCAAACGGCGCCGGAGCCTGGCGCGTTAAAGCTCGCCTATTATGCGCTGGCGATACTCCTGCCACCGCTGGCGGTGGGTTTAACCCTGGGGGGAGGCAAACGTATTGGCTTAGCCGTGCTGCTCACGTTAGCGGGATGGCTGCCAGGCGTGGTATATGCGGTTTGGTGGTTGCAGCAGCGTTAA
- a CDS encoding CBS domain-containing protein — translation MNRATPSIVRDIMSRDCYRVSPNASVTTLAKGLALHRLPGAPVVDDADRLIGFISEQDVMGRVLDSIYHDDEAPLVKEMMRHEVLSVSPNKSITDLAQEMLGSKPKVYPVVEQQRLVGIVTRRDILIALLAIRRH, via the coding sequence ATGAATAGAGCAACCCCCAGCATTGTCCGCGATATCATGTCCCGCGATTGCTACCGTGTCTCACCCAACGCCTCGGTCACCACCCTGGCTAAAGGGCTGGCACTTCACCGCCTGCCCGGCGCGCCGGTCGTGGATGATGCCGATCGTTTAATTGGCTTTATTTCAGAACAGGATGTCATGGGTCGTGTGTTGGACAGTATTTACCATGATGACGAAGCACCCTTGGTAAAAGAGATGATGCGCCACGAAGTGCTCAGCGTCTCTCCCAATAAAAGCATAACCGACTTGGCCCAGGAGATGCTTGGCTCAAAACCTAAAGTCTACCCGGTGGTTGAGCAGCAGCGGCTGGTAGGAATCGTGACACGACGTGATATCCTGATAGCGCTATTAGCTATTCGCCGCCATTAG